The proteins below are encoded in one region of Cololabis saira isolate AMF1-May2022 chromosome 13, fColSai1.1, whole genome shotgun sequence:
- the rubcn gene encoding run domain Beclin-1-interacting and cysteine-rich domain-containing protein isoform X1, with the protein MEGAAEGEAEERRREQWKLLSSLKTTVEGLVSTNNPNVWSRYGGLQRLHKDMNNILSHGLKNEQVYYKHRDYWPFVWCVRYISPHLASHVEQFNHLEPVLSSGSKSAGESYKAERWLLHSLQVHMLSAQLRPLLRHLGHTRKYYSDDAFLLSEPHVTAMFQCLEAVEQNDPKLLAQVDTVGLSPLKGSPCLGLLKSQSLCLLPGAGGAWRSADMAPRRESLNRRLASSNCSLQEAVATNHKSAVAKSSNSDNTNTTSLASTPGAPLAYVSRPGDGEQGVTPPLGLVSIPCISVTDSPSPSSLHPETGDSCEGDSDDGPEYLAIGNLGQRSRCDSRSSSRSSEQGEAKEQYLQQSSQAPNPPRRSSFSEGQRGPGKVSRGHTRSFSDTGVNQKLRNGGGHRKITIIIEDPVAELANEDCCMKDYGPFSPQRSDSTTSSSLYMESHGPQYSDVPDRMFRKPSKGQSLISYLSEQDFGSCADLEKENAHFSISESLIAAIELMKYNMRHQEEECEEEGDSDSEIQQLKQKLRLRRQQIRRSRLPPCATSQHNFHSTDSGGSRRSSQDSYQGLSDSGSAEEVDECEIQDGCEGQSLLAVSQSGLSLSLASLFSDADIKRSVGSSGRSFLSSESISPSYLHSNSAESVAMGLLKQFEGMQLPAASELDWLVPEHDAPQKLLPIPDSLPISPDDGEHADIYKLRIRVRGNLEWAPPRPQIIFNIHPAPKRKIIVAKQNYRCAGCGTRIDPDYIKRLRYCEYIGRYFCQCCHENAQAVVPGRVLRKWDFSKYYVSNFARDLLSKIAGDPLFNPIDINSGLYKKNKALESVRVLRMQLFHMKNLFKTCRFAQQVLDQFDCLPGHLTEDLHLFSLNDLSAVRNGDLAPRMKELLKLGTLHVAGCVLCQAKGFVCEFCSNDKDIIFPFQLNKCQRCEECHACYHRSCFQTGKHCPRCRRLAERRERMARKNMEEQEDEGGGT; encoded by the exons ATGGAGGGGGCGGCGGAGGGAGAAGCGGAGGAGCGCAG GAGGGAGCAGTGGAAGCTGTTGTCTAGCCTAAAGACCACAGTGGAGGGCCTCGTGTCCACCAACAACCCCAATGTATGGTCACGGTACGGGGGCTTGCAGCGGCTCCACAAGGACATGAACAACATCCTCAGCCATGGGCTGAAGAATGAGCAG GTGTACTACAAGCATAGAGACTATTGGCCGTTTGTTTGGTGTGTCCGCTACATCAGCCCCCACCTTGCCTCCCACGTTGAACAG TTCAATCACCTGGAGCCAGTGCTGAGCAGCGGCAGTAAGAGTGCTGGTGAAAGCTACAAAGCTGAACGTTGGCTGCTTCATAGTTTACAGGTTCATATGCTCTCCGCTCAGCTCAGACCTCTGCTCAGGCATCTGGGACATACTCGTAAATACTACAGTG ATGATGCTTTCCTGCTGAGCGAACCACATGTGACCGCTATGTTTCAGTGTCTGGAAGCTGTGGAGCAGAATGATCCCAAGCTGCTGGCCCAAGTAGACACCGTTGGG CTGTCCCCTCTGAAGGGCTCACCGTGTCTGGGTCTGTTGAAGAGCCAGAGTCTGTGTTTGCTGCCAGGGGCTGGTGGGGCCTGGAGGAGCGCAGATATGGCTCCTAGAAGAGAATCACTGAACCGCAGACTCGCCTCCTCTAATTGCTCTCTGCAAGAAGCAGTCGCCACCAATCACAAGTCTGCAGTAGCTAAATCCTCCAACAGCGACAACACAA ACACTACCTCTCTAGCCAGCACCCCGGGAGCTCCGTTGGCATACGTGTCCAGGCCGGGGGACGGCGAGCAAGGTGTGACACCCCCTCTTGGGCTGGTGTCCATACCCTGCATCTCCGTAACAGATTCCCCCTCGCCCTCTTCCCTTCACCCTGAGACTGGGGACTCTTGCGAAGGCGActctgatgatggtccagagtatCTGGCTATCGGTAATCTGGGCCAACGCAGTCGCTGTGACTCCCGAAGCTCCAGCCGCAGCAGTGAGCAGGGTGAGGCCAAGGAGCAGTACCTGCAGCAGAGTTCCCAGGCCCCGAACCCGCCGAGGCGTTCATCATTTTCAGAAGGCCAGAGGGGGCCAGGGAAGGTGTCTCGAGGACACACCCGCTCGTTTTCAGACACAGGGGTCAATCAGAAACTCAGGAATG GAGGGGGCCACAGAAAAATCACCATAATAATAGAGGATCCGGTAGCAG AATTGGCGAATGAAGACTGCTGTATGAAGGACTACGGTCCTTTCTCACCTCAGCGCAGTGATTCCACCACCTCTAGTTCTCTGTACATGGAGTCTC ATGGGCCCCAGTACAGCGACGTCCCGGATAGGATGTTCAGGAAACCTTCAAAGGGGCAGAGCCTCATCAGCTACCTGTCAGAGCAGGACTTTGGCAGCTGTGCTGACCTTGAAAAG GAAAATGCTCATTTTAGCATCTCTGAGTCGCTTATAGCAGCCATCGAGCTGATGAAGTACAACATGCGGCATCAGGAGGAAGAGTGTGAAGAGGAGGGAGACAGTGACTCCGAGATTCAGCAGCTCAAGCAGAAGCTCCGCCTGCGGAGGCAGCAGATCCGACGCAGCCGTCTGCCGCCCTGCGCAACTTCCCAACACA ATTTCCATTCCACTGACAGTGGCGGCTCCAGGAGGAGTTCCCAGGACTCGTACCAGGGACTGTCCGACTCCGGCTCAGCTGAGGAGGTGGACGAGTGTGAAATACAAG ATGGCTGTGAGGGTCAGTCCCTGCTGGCGGTGTCTCAGAGTGGCCTCTCCTTGTCACTCGCCTCCCTCTTCTCAG aTGCAGACATAAAGCGCAGCGTTGGTTCCAGCGGCAGGTCTTTCCTCAGCTCAGAGTCGAT CTCTCCCTCCTACCTGCACTCCAACTCAGCTGAGTCGGTAGCCATGGGTTTACTCAAACAGTTTGAGGGCAtgcagcttcctgcagcctcTGAGCTCGACTGGCTGGTCCCAGAACATGATGCTCCGCAGAAG TTGCTGCCTATTCCAGACTCTCTGCCAATCTCTCCCGATGACGGCGAGCACGCAGACATCTACAAGCTGAGGATTCGCGTTCGAGGAAACCTTGAGTGGGCGCCGCCTCGACCGCAGATCATCTTTAACATTCATCCCGCCCCCAA GAGGAAGATAATTGTGGCGAAGCAGAACTACCGCTGCGCTGGCTGTGGCACCCGCATTGACCCAG ACTACATCAAGCGACTGCGATACTGTGAATACATCGGCCGTTACTTTTGTCAGTGCTGCCACGAGAACGCCCAGGCTGTTGTTCCCGGCCGAGTGCTGAGGAAGTGGGATTTCAGCAAATACTATGTCAGCAACTTTGCCCGTGACCTGCTGAGCAAGATTGCCGGAGATCCACTGTTCAACCCCATTGACATCAACAGCGGCCTGTACAAGAAGAATAAAGCCCTGGAGTCTGTCCGG gtTTTGAGAATGCAGCTCTTCCACATGAAAAACCTCTTCAAAACCTGCCGCTTTGCTCAACA AGTCTTGGACCAGTTTGACTGCCTGCCCGGCCACCTGACCGAGGATCTTCACCTCTTCTCTCTGAACGATCTCTCTGCTGTGCGTAACGGAGATCTGGCTCCCCGCATGAAGGAGCTGCTTAAGCTTGGTACCCTGCACGTAGCTGGCTGTGTG CTGTGTCAGGCGAAGGGCTTTGTGTGCGAGTTCTGCAGCAACGACAAAGACATCATCTTCCCCTTCCAGCTCAACAAGTGTCAGCGCTGCGAAG AATGCCACGCGTGTTACCATCGCAGCTGCTTCCAGACGGGGAAACACTGCCCTCGATGTCGGCGGCTGGCTGAGCGCAGGGAGAGGATGGCGCGGAAAAACATGGAGGAGCAAGAGGACGAGGGAGGTGGGACTTAG
- the rubcn gene encoding run domain Beclin-1-interacting and cysteine-rich domain-containing protein isoform X3: MEGAAEGEAEERRREQWKLLSSLKTTVEGLVSTNNPNVWSRYGGLQRLHKDMNNILSHGLKNEQVYYKHRDYWPFVWCVRYISPHLASHVEQFNHLEPVLSSGSKSAGESYKAERWLLHSLQVHMLSAQLRPLLRHLGHTRKYYSDDAFLLSEPHVTAMFQCLEAVEQNDPKLLAQVDTVGLSPLKGSPCLGLLKSQSLCLLPGAGGAWRSADMAPRRESLNRRLASSNCSLQEAVATNHKSAVAKSSNSDNTNTTSLASTPGAPLAYVSRPGDGEQGVTPPLGLVSIPCISVTDSPSPSSLHPETGDSCEGDSDDGPEYLAIGNLGQRSRCDSRSSSRSSEQGEAKEQYLQQSSQAPNPPRRSSFSEGQRGPGKVSRGHTRSFSDTGVNQKLRNGGGHRKITIIIEDPVAELANEDCCMKDYGPFSPQRSDSTTSSSLYMESHGPQYSDVPDRMFRKPSKGQSLISYLSEQDFGSCADLEKENAHFSISESLIAAIELMKYNMRHQEEECEEEGDSDSEIQQLKQKLRLRRQQIRRSRLPPCATSQHNFHSTDSGGSRRSSQDSYQGLSDSGSAEEVDECEIQDADIKRSVGSSGRSFLSSESISPSYLHSNSAESVAMGLLKQFEGMQLPAASELDWLVPEHDAPQKLLPIPDSLPISPDDGEHADIYKLRIRVRGNLEWAPPRPQIIFNIHPAPKRKIIVAKQNYRCAGCGTRIDPDYIKRLRYCEYIGRYFCQCCHENAQAVVPGRVLRKWDFSKYYVSNFARDLLSKIAGDPLFNPIDINSGLYKKNKALESVRVLRMQLFHMKNLFKTCRFAQQVLDQFDCLPGHLTEDLHLFSLNDLSAVRNGDLAPRMKELLKLGTLHVAGCVLCQAKGFVCEFCSNDKDIIFPFQLNKCQRCEECHACYHRSCFQTGKHCPRCRRLAERRERMARKNMEEQEDEGGGT; the protein is encoded by the exons ATGGAGGGGGCGGCGGAGGGAGAAGCGGAGGAGCGCAG GAGGGAGCAGTGGAAGCTGTTGTCTAGCCTAAAGACCACAGTGGAGGGCCTCGTGTCCACCAACAACCCCAATGTATGGTCACGGTACGGGGGCTTGCAGCGGCTCCACAAGGACATGAACAACATCCTCAGCCATGGGCTGAAGAATGAGCAG GTGTACTACAAGCATAGAGACTATTGGCCGTTTGTTTGGTGTGTCCGCTACATCAGCCCCCACCTTGCCTCCCACGTTGAACAG TTCAATCACCTGGAGCCAGTGCTGAGCAGCGGCAGTAAGAGTGCTGGTGAAAGCTACAAAGCTGAACGTTGGCTGCTTCATAGTTTACAGGTTCATATGCTCTCCGCTCAGCTCAGACCTCTGCTCAGGCATCTGGGACATACTCGTAAATACTACAGTG ATGATGCTTTCCTGCTGAGCGAACCACATGTGACCGCTATGTTTCAGTGTCTGGAAGCTGTGGAGCAGAATGATCCCAAGCTGCTGGCCCAAGTAGACACCGTTGGG CTGTCCCCTCTGAAGGGCTCACCGTGTCTGGGTCTGTTGAAGAGCCAGAGTCTGTGTTTGCTGCCAGGGGCTGGTGGGGCCTGGAGGAGCGCAGATATGGCTCCTAGAAGAGAATCACTGAACCGCAGACTCGCCTCCTCTAATTGCTCTCTGCAAGAAGCAGTCGCCACCAATCACAAGTCTGCAGTAGCTAAATCCTCCAACAGCGACAACACAA ACACTACCTCTCTAGCCAGCACCCCGGGAGCTCCGTTGGCATACGTGTCCAGGCCGGGGGACGGCGAGCAAGGTGTGACACCCCCTCTTGGGCTGGTGTCCATACCCTGCATCTCCGTAACAGATTCCCCCTCGCCCTCTTCCCTTCACCCTGAGACTGGGGACTCTTGCGAAGGCGActctgatgatggtccagagtatCTGGCTATCGGTAATCTGGGCCAACGCAGTCGCTGTGACTCCCGAAGCTCCAGCCGCAGCAGTGAGCAGGGTGAGGCCAAGGAGCAGTACCTGCAGCAGAGTTCCCAGGCCCCGAACCCGCCGAGGCGTTCATCATTTTCAGAAGGCCAGAGGGGGCCAGGGAAGGTGTCTCGAGGACACACCCGCTCGTTTTCAGACACAGGGGTCAATCAGAAACTCAGGAATG GAGGGGGCCACAGAAAAATCACCATAATAATAGAGGATCCGGTAGCAG AATTGGCGAATGAAGACTGCTGTATGAAGGACTACGGTCCTTTCTCACCTCAGCGCAGTGATTCCACCACCTCTAGTTCTCTGTACATGGAGTCTC ATGGGCCCCAGTACAGCGACGTCCCGGATAGGATGTTCAGGAAACCTTCAAAGGGGCAGAGCCTCATCAGCTACCTGTCAGAGCAGGACTTTGGCAGCTGTGCTGACCTTGAAAAG GAAAATGCTCATTTTAGCATCTCTGAGTCGCTTATAGCAGCCATCGAGCTGATGAAGTACAACATGCGGCATCAGGAGGAAGAGTGTGAAGAGGAGGGAGACAGTGACTCCGAGATTCAGCAGCTCAAGCAGAAGCTCCGCCTGCGGAGGCAGCAGATCCGACGCAGCCGTCTGCCGCCCTGCGCAACTTCCCAACACA ATTTCCATTCCACTGACAGTGGCGGCTCCAGGAGGAGTTCCCAGGACTCGTACCAGGGACTGTCCGACTCCGGCTCAGCTGAGGAGGTGGACGAGTGTGAAATACAAG aTGCAGACATAAAGCGCAGCGTTGGTTCCAGCGGCAGGTCTTTCCTCAGCTCAGAGTCGAT CTCTCCCTCCTACCTGCACTCCAACTCAGCTGAGTCGGTAGCCATGGGTTTACTCAAACAGTTTGAGGGCAtgcagcttcctgcagcctcTGAGCTCGACTGGCTGGTCCCAGAACATGATGCTCCGCAGAAG TTGCTGCCTATTCCAGACTCTCTGCCAATCTCTCCCGATGACGGCGAGCACGCAGACATCTACAAGCTGAGGATTCGCGTTCGAGGAAACCTTGAGTGGGCGCCGCCTCGACCGCAGATCATCTTTAACATTCATCCCGCCCCCAA GAGGAAGATAATTGTGGCGAAGCAGAACTACCGCTGCGCTGGCTGTGGCACCCGCATTGACCCAG ACTACATCAAGCGACTGCGATACTGTGAATACATCGGCCGTTACTTTTGTCAGTGCTGCCACGAGAACGCCCAGGCTGTTGTTCCCGGCCGAGTGCTGAGGAAGTGGGATTTCAGCAAATACTATGTCAGCAACTTTGCCCGTGACCTGCTGAGCAAGATTGCCGGAGATCCACTGTTCAACCCCATTGACATCAACAGCGGCCTGTACAAGAAGAATAAAGCCCTGGAGTCTGTCCGG gtTTTGAGAATGCAGCTCTTCCACATGAAAAACCTCTTCAAAACCTGCCGCTTTGCTCAACA AGTCTTGGACCAGTTTGACTGCCTGCCCGGCCACCTGACCGAGGATCTTCACCTCTTCTCTCTGAACGATCTCTCTGCTGTGCGTAACGGAGATCTGGCTCCCCGCATGAAGGAGCTGCTTAAGCTTGGTACCCTGCACGTAGCTGGCTGTGTG CTGTGTCAGGCGAAGGGCTTTGTGTGCGAGTTCTGCAGCAACGACAAAGACATCATCTTCCCCTTCCAGCTCAACAAGTGTCAGCGCTGCGAAG AATGCCACGCGTGTTACCATCGCAGCTGCTTCCAGACGGGGAAACACTGCCCTCGATGTCGGCGGCTGGCTGAGCGCAGGGAGAGGATGGCGCGGAAAAACATGGAGGAGCAAGAGGACGAGGGAGGTGGGACTTAG
- the rubcn gene encoding run domain Beclin-1-interacting and cysteine-rich domain-containing protein isoform X2 gives MEGAAEGEAEERRREQWKLLSSLKTTVEGLVSTNNPNVWSRYGGLQRLHKDMNNILSHGLKNEQVYYKHRDYWPFVWCVRYISPHLASHVEQFNHLEPVLSSGSKSAGESYKAERWLLHSLQVHMLSAQLRPLLRHLGHTRKYYSDDAFLLSEPHVTAMFQCLEAVEQNDPKLLAQVDTVGLSPLKGSPCLGLLKSQSLCLLPGAGGAWRSADMAPRRESLNRRLASSNCSLQEAVATNHKSAVAKSSNSDNTNTTSLASTPGAPLAYVSRPGDGEQGVTPPLGLVSIPCISVTDSPSPSSLHPETGDSCEGDSDDGPEYLAIGNLGQRSRCDSRSSSRSSEQGEAKEQYLQQSSQAPNPPRRSSFSEGQRGPGKVSRGHTRSFSDTGVNQKLRNELANEDCCMKDYGPFSPQRSDSTTSSSLYMESHGPQYSDVPDRMFRKPSKGQSLISYLSEQDFGSCADLEKENAHFSISESLIAAIELMKYNMRHQEEECEEEGDSDSEIQQLKQKLRLRRQQIRRSRLPPCATSQHNFHSTDSGGSRRSSQDSYQGLSDSGSAEEVDECEIQDGCEGQSLLAVSQSGLSLSLASLFSDADIKRSVGSSGRSFLSSESISPSYLHSNSAESVAMGLLKQFEGMQLPAASELDWLVPEHDAPQKLLPIPDSLPISPDDGEHADIYKLRIRVRGNLEWAPPRPQIIFNIHPAPKRKIIVAKQNYRCAGCGTRIDPDYIKRLRYCEYIGRYFCQCCHENAQAVVPGRVLRKWDFSKYYVSNFARDLLSKIAGDPLFNPIDINSGLYKKNKALESVRVLRMQLFHMKNLFKTCRFAQQVLDQFDCLPGHLTEDLHLFSLNDLSAVRNGDLAPRMKELLKLGTLHVAGCVLCQAKGFVCEFCSNDKDIIFPFQLNKCQRCEECHACYHRSCFQTGKHCPRCRRLAERRERMARKNMEEQEDEGGGT, from the exons ATGGAGGGGGCGGCGGAGGGAGAAGCGGAGGAGCGCAG GAGGGAGCAGTGGAAGCTGTTGTCTAGCCTAAAGACCACAGTGGAGGGCCTCGTGTCCACCAACAACCCCAATGTATGGTCACGGTACGGGGGCTTGCAGCGGCTCCACAAGGACATGAACAACATCCTCAGCCATGGGCTGAAGAATGAGCAG GTGTACTACAAGCATAGAGACTATTGGCCGTTTGTTTGGTGTGTCCGCTACATCAGCCCCCACCTTGCCTCCCACGTTGAACAG TTCAATCACCTGGAGCCAGTGCTGAGCAGCGGCAGTAAGAGTGCTGGTGAAAGCTACAAAGCTGAACGTTGGCTGCTTCATAGTTTACAGGTTCATATGCTCTCCGCTCAGCTCAGACCTCTGCTCAGGCATCTGGGACATACTCGTAAATACTACAGTG ATGATGCTTTCCTGCTGAGCGAACCACATGTGACCGCTATGTTTCAGTGTCTGGAAGCTGTGGAGCAGAATGATCCCAAGCTGCTGGCCCAAGTAGACACCGTTGGG CTGTCCCCTCTGAAGGGCTCACCGTGTCTGGGTCTGTTGAAGAGCCAGAGTCTGTGTTTGCTGCCAGGGGCTGGTGGGGCCTGGAGGAGCGCAGATATGGCTCCTAGAAGAGAATCACTGAACCGCAGACTCGCCTCCTCTAATTGCTCTCTGCAAGAAGCAGTCGCCACCAATCACAAGTCTGCAGTAGCTAAATCCTCCAACAGCGACAACACAA ACACTACCTCTCTAGCCAGCACCCCGGGAGCTCCGTTGGCATACGTGTCCAGGCCGGGGGACGGCGAGCAAGGTGTGACACCCCCTCTTGGGCTGGTGTCCATACCCTGCATCTCCGTAACAGATTCCCCCTCGCCCTCTTCCCTTCACCCTGAGACTGGGGACTCTTGCGAAGGCGActctgatgatggtccagagtatCTGGCTATCGGTAATCTGGGCCAACGCAGTCGCTGTGACTCCCGAAGCTCCAGCCGCAGCAGTGAGCAGGGTGAGGCCAAGGAGCAGTACCTGCAGCAGAGTTCCCAGGCCCCGAACCCGCCGAGGCGTTCATCATTTTCAGAAGGCCAGAGGGGGCCAGGGAAGGTGTCTCGAGGACACACCCGCTCGTTTTCAGACACAGGGGTCAATCAGAAACTCAGGAATG AATTGGCGAATGAAGACTGCTGTATGAAGGACTACGGTCCTTTCTCACCTCAGCGCAGTGATTCCACCACCTCTAGTTCTCTGTACATGGAGTCTC ATGGGCCCCAGTACAGCGACGTCCCGGATAGGATGTTCAGGAAACCTTCAAAGGGGCAGAGCCTCATCAGCTACCTGTCAGAGCAGGACTTTGGCAGCTGTGCTGACCTTGAAAAG GAAAATGCTCATTTTAGCATCTCTGAGTCGCTTATAGCAGCCATCGAGCTGATGAAGTACAACATGCGGCATCAGGAGGAAGAGTGTGAAGAGGAGGGAGACAGTGACTCCGAGATTCAGCAGCTCAAGCAGAAGCTCCGCCTGCGGAGGCAGCAGATCCGACGCAGCCGTCTGCCGCCCTGCGCAACTTCCCAACACA ATTTCCATTCCACTGACAGTGGCGGCTCCAGGAGGAGTTCCCAGGACTCGTACCAGGGACTGTCCGACTCCGGCTCAGCTGAGGAGGTGGACGAGTGTGAAATACAAG ATGGCTGTGAGGGTCAGTCCCTGCTGGCGGTGTCTCAGAGTGGCCTCTCCTTGTCACTCGCCTCCCTCTTCTCAG aTGCAGACATAAAGCGCAGCGTTGGTTCCAGCGGCAGGTCTTTCCTCAGCTCAGAGTCGAT CTCTCCCTCCTACCTGCACTCCAACTCAGCTGAGTCGGTAGCCATGGGTTTACTCAAACAGTTTGAGGGCAtgcagcttcctgcagcctcTGAGCTCGACTGGCTGGTCCCAGAACATGATGCTCCGCAGAAG TTGCTGCCTATTCCAGACTCTCTGCCAATCTCTCCCGATGACGGCGAGCACGCAGACATCTACAAGCTGAGGATTCGCGTTCGAGGAAACCTTGAGTGGGCGCCGCCTCGACCGCAGATCATCTTTAACATTCATCCCGCCCCCAA GAGGAAGATAATTGTGGCGAAGCAGAACTACCGCTGCGCTGGCTGTGGCACCCGCATTGACCCAG ACTACATCAAGCGACTGCGATACTGTGAATACATCGGCCGTTACTTTTGTCAGTGCTGCCACGAGAACGCCCAGGCTGTTGTTCCCGGCCGAGTGCTGAGGAAGTGGGATTTCAGCAAATACTATGTCAGCAACTTTGCCCGTGACCTGCTGAGCAAGATTGCCGGAGATCCACTGTTCAACCCCATTGACATCAACAGCGGCCTGTACAAGAAGAATAAAGCCCTGGAGTCTGTCCGG gtTTTGAGAATGCAGCTCTTCCACATGAAAAACCTCTTCAAAACCTGCCGCTTTGCTCAACA AGTCTTGGACCAGTTTGACTGCCTGCCCGGCCACCTGACCGAGGATCTTCACCTCTTCTCTCTGAACGATCTCTCTGCTGTGCGTAACGGAGATCTGGCTCCCCGCATGAAGGAGCTGCTTAAGCTTGGTACCCTGCACGTAGCTGGCTGTGTG CTGTGTCAGGCGAAGGGCTTTGTGTGCGAGTTCTGCAGCAACGACAAAGACATCATCTTCCCCTTCCAGCTCAACAAGTGTCAGCGCTGCGAAG AATGCCACGCGTGTTACCATCGCAGCTGCTTCCAGACGGGGAAACACTGCCCTCGATGTCGGCGGCTGGCTGAGCGCAGGGAGAGGATGGCGCGGAAAAACATGGAGGAGCAAGAGGACGAGGGAGGTGGGACTTAG